A section of the Microbulbifer pacificus genome encodes:
- the mltF gene encoding membrane-bound lytic murein transglycosylase MltF, whose product MIMKSRLLRYSRRLLKCAALACCASLLVASKAPSLLEQVKASGKLVVLSQNGPTTYYEDANGNHTGFEYGMLQAFARELGVTLEIRDVHDLGHLFRELDNPDSNAHLAAAGLTVTPERREQVRFAPSYFEIRQQVIYRLGENRPRSVAELAGKNIAVIAGSAHAEQLRKLAQLHPELTWEEVSDVDAMELVDMVNEGKYSYAVVDSNAYAVHRGLYPNTHIAFNLTQFQPVSWAFPRGDDDTLYRAARNFMLRANTSGLVTELRELYFGHVSKMNAGGAQTFAQLTRERLPQWRSEMQRVAKEYNLDWELLAALSYQESHWNPSAKSPTGVRGLMMLTRATAREMGVNRLDPTESIEGGARYFVQVRDKIPERIREPDRTWMALAAYNIGYGHLEDARVLTERMGGSPDRWSDVREHLPLLAKRQHYTTLKHGYARGWEPVTYVKNIRHYQTLLTWTSRIEEQRLAAAAANDNGETLADLPPSETAAAQSAL is encoded by the coding sequence ATGATCATGAAAAGCCGACTGTTGCGATACAGCCGCCGCCTGTTGAAGTGTGCGGCGTTGGCCTGTTGCGCATCTCTGCTGGTGGCCAGCAAGGCACCGAGCCTGCTGGAGCAGGTCAAGGCATCCGGCAAGCTGGTGGTCCTGTCGCAGAACGGGCCCACTACCTATTACGAAGATGCCAACGGCAATCACACCGGTTTTGAATACGGCATGCTGCAGGCGTTTGCCCGCGAACTGGGTGTCACCCTCGAGATCCGCGATGTACACGATCTGGGCCACCTGTTCCGCGAGCTGGATAACCCGGACTCCAACGCCCACCTGGCGGCCGCCGGTCTCACCGTGACCCCGGAACGCCGTGAGCAGGTGCGCTTTGCCCCTTCCTATTTCGAAATCCGCCAGCAGGTCATTTACCGCCTGGGTGAAAACCGCCCACGCAGTGTGGCGGAGCTCGCCGGCAAGAATATTGCCGTGATTGCCGGCAGTGCCCACGCGGAGCAACTGCGCAAGCTCGCCCAACTCCACCCCGAGCTGACCTGGGAGGAAGTCTCCGATGTCGACGCCATGGAGCTGGTGGATATGGTGAACGAGGGCAAATACTCCTATGCGGTGGTGGACTCCAATGCCTATGCGGTGCACCGCGGCCTCTACCCCAACACCCATATCGCCTTCAACCTGACCCAGTTCCAGCCGGTCTCCTGGGCCTTTCCACGGGGCGATGACGACACCCTTTACCGGGCTGCGCGCAATTTCATGCTGCGAGCCAACACCAGCGGACTGGTAACGGAGCTGCGCGAACTGTATTTCGGCCACGTCAGCAAGATGAACGCCGGCGGTGCTCAGACCTTTGCCCAGCTCACCCGCGAGCGCCTGCCCCAGTGGCGCAGCGAGATGCAGCGGGTGGCGAAGGAATACAACCTGGACTGGGAGCTGCTGGCGGCACTCAGCTATCAGGAATCCCACTGGAACCCCAGCGCTAAATCCCCCACCGGGGTGCGCGGACTGATGATGTTGACCCGCGCCACCGCGCGCGAGATGGGCGTCAACCGCCTGGACCCGACAGAGAGCATTGAGGGTGGCGCGCGCTATTTTGTGCAGGTGCGCGACAAGATTCCCGAGCGCATCCGCGAGCCGGATCGCACCTGGATGGCGCTGGCTGCCTATAACATCGGCTACGGCCACCTGGAAGACGCCCGCGTATTGACCGAGCGTATGGGCGGCAGCCCGGACCGCTGGTCCGACGTGCGCGAACACCTGCCGCTGCTGGCCAAGCGCCAGCACTACACGACCCTGAAACACGGCTATGCCCGCGGCTGGGAACCGGTCACCTACGTTAAGAACATCCGTCACTACCAGACGCTGCTGACCTGGACCAGCCGTATCGAAGAACAGCGCCTGGCCGCTGCCGCCGCCAATGACAATGGTGAAACATTGGCTGACCTACCACCTTCAGAGACCGCCGCGGCACAGTCGGCACTTTGA
- a CDS encoding YceK/YidQ family lipoprotein, giving the protein MKKVLCLIAGSVLCVSCATVKTVNPADNQVDISHRGYKSNCESIPRVYSGTSYSFCLLNSEPSENVNKGASVNGVPLVAFDAVFSVAADTVVLPYTIYSQAKNGNIKVN; this is encoded by the coding sequence GTGAAAAAAGTACTTTGTTTGATTGCAGGCTCCGTTCTTTGTGTTTCGTGTGCCACGGTAAAGACTGTGAACCCGGCGGATAATCAAGTCGATATCAGTCATAGGGGATATAAAAGTAACTGTGAAAGCATCCCAAGAGTATATAGTGGTACTTCATACTCTTTCTGCTTGCTCAACAGTGAGCCAAGTGAAAATGTCAACAAGGGGGCTTCGGTTAACGGTGTCCCTCTGGTGGCTTTTGATGCGGTTTTCTCCGTGGCTGCCGACACCGTGGTTTTACCCTACACAATATATTCACAGGCCAAAAACGGTAATATCAAAGTAAATTGA
- a CDS encoding carbonic anhydrase family protein, whose protein sequence is MCNEPERQHHQSDPACSRRNDDDRKKSLVHPGLRQDYSRRQVIKSALTAGIAGMAAGAGLMSFSGVSFAAALTKEQRDALSPDDIIAMMVQGNERFRSGKMQQHDYLAQKRASASGQFPAAAILSCIDSRTPAEILLDMGLGESFNARIAGNICNDHILGSLEFACAAAGAKVILVMGHSACGAVKGAIDGVKLGNLTGLLDEIKPAVAATSYDGDRTSENAEFVDLVATTNVRRAMDEIRDNSEVLANLEKEGKIKIVGAMYHLNGGRLELLD, encoded by the coding sequence ATGTGCAACGAACCCGAACGTCAGCACCATCAATCCGATCCTGCCTGCTCGCGTCGCAATGATGACGACCGCAAGAAGTCTTTGGTACATCCGGGCTTGCGACAGGACTACAGCCGTCGCCAGGTAATCAAAAGCGCGCTTACCGCTGGAATTGCCGGCATGGCAGCAGGCGCGGGGTTGATGAGTTTTTCCGGTGTCAGCTTCGCCGCGGCACTGACGAAAGAGCAGCGGGATGCCCTGAGTCCGGATGACATCATCGCCATGATGGTGCAGGGCAACGAGCGCTTCCGCTCCGGCAAGATGCAGCAGCACGATTACCTGGCCCAGAAGCGTGCCAGTGCCAGCGGCCAGTTTCCCGCCGCAGCCATCCTGAGCTGTATCGATTCGCGCACCCCGGCGGAAATCCTGCTGGATATGGGGCTCGGCGAATCGTTCAATGCGCGGATTGCGGGGAATATCTGCAACGACCACATCCTCGGCAGCCTGGAATTTGCCTGCGCTGCGGCAGGAGCCAAGGTGATCCTGGTCATGGGGCACTCCGCCTGCGGCGCGGTAAAAGGCGCGATCGATGGCGTGAAACTAGGCAACCTGACCGGCCTGCTGGATGAAATAAAGCCCGCGGTGGCCGCGACCAGCTACGACGGCGATCGCACCAGTGAGAATGCCGAGTTTGTGGATCTGGTCGCGACCACCAACGTACGCCGGGCGATGGATGAAATTCGCGACAACAGCGAAGTTCTGGCGAATCTTGAGAAGGAAGGCAAAATCAAAATCGTCGGAGCCATGTATCACCTCAATGGCGGCCGCCTCGAACTGCTGGATTGA
- the purL gene encoding phosphoribosylformylglycinamidine synthase, with product MLVLRGAPALSKFRHQKLLTQLRALQPAIADVYAEFVHFADSKKLGKKEQALLERLLQYGPTEEKHQPEGELLLVVPRPGTISPWASKATDIAHNAGLTQIHRLERGVAYYISGVKLTEAERHVLAAELHDRMVECVFTELAQAEQLFQVEKPRPMGRVDVLNGGREALEQANVNLGLALAEDEIDYLLTSFEELERNPTDVELMMFAQANSEHCRHKIFNASWTIDGEEMPNSLFGMIKNTYRLGGEDVLSAYADNAAVVVGHNAGRFYPDPETKEYGFSQEAIHLLMKVETHNHPTAIAPFSGAGTGAGGEIRDEGAVGRGSKPKVGLTGFTVSNLQIPGHLQPWEANYGKPERIVTALDIMIEGPIGGAAFNNEFGRPNICGYFRTFEEDFDGERRGYHKPIMLAGGYGNIREEHIEKPEFQPGAKLIVLGGPAMLIGLGGGAASSMASGTSSADLDFASVQRQNPEIERRCQEVIDQCWQLGDKNPIAFIHDVGAGGLSNAFPELVKDGGTGGKFELRNVPSDEPGMSPLEIWCNESQERYVMAVMPQDLERFQKICERERAPFAVVGEATSEKHLTLNDTQFDAKPVDLPMSVLFGKPPKMHRVAEKREANATAFDTSNIDLAEAAERVLRLPTVASKNFLITIGDRTVTGQVSRDQMVGPWQVPVADCGVTTVAYDSYAGEAMSMGERTPVALLDAPASGRLAVGEAITNIACAPIKQLSDIKLSANWMCAAGHPGEEEKLYRTVEAIGMDLCPALGITIPVGKDSMSMRTAWNDGGEDKAVTAPLSLVISAFSPVTDVRKVATPQLRRTKKGETELMLVDLGAGKNRLGGSCLAQVYNQLGDKPADLDDAKRLKGFFEVMQELLAEDKVIAYHDRADGGLFATLAEMSFAGRVGIDVEIYDLGEDAISTLFSEELGAVLQVPAADADMIAMRFASVGVPAHQIGGLNDKELLRITRNGEEIFNRSRADLQQIWSETSYRIQALRDNADCAKQEFDALTKTAQQDPGLSVKLSYDVNEDIAAPYIKKGVRPKVAILREQGVNSQVEMAHSFHRAGFNAIDVHMSDILAGRVELDQFKGLVGCGGFSYGDVLGAGEGWAKTILFNDRARDQFEAFFNRKDTFGLGVCNGCQMFSVIKELIPGASHWPRFVRNLSEQYEARFALVGVEDSPSVLFKGMAGSYMPVAVAHGEGRVEFASQQALEACEQSGTIAMRFLNNNQQITETYPANPNGSVNGITSLCSEDGRVTIMMPHPERVARAVSNSWRPDEWKEDSGWMRLFRNARVFVD from the coding sequence ATGCTAGTTCTGCGTGGTGCTCCCGCACTGTCGAAATTTCGCCATCAAAAACTTCTGACCCAACTCCGCGCCCTGCAGCCCGCCATTGCGGATGTCTACGCCGAGTTTGTGCACTTTGCCGACAGCAAAAAGCTCGGCAAGAAAGAGCAGGCGCTGCTGGAGCGCCTGCTGCAGTACGGACCCACCGAAGAGAAGCATCAGCCCGAAGGCGAACTGCTGCTGGTAGTCCCGCGCCCGGGCACCATCTCGCCCTGGGCCTCCAAGGCCACCGATATTGCCCACAATGCGGGCCTGACCCAGATCCACCGCCTGGAGCGGGGAGTTGCCTACTACATTAGCGGGGTCAAATTAACCGAGGCTGAACGTCACGTGCTGGCGGCGGAATTGCACGACCGTATGGTCGAGTGCGTGTTCACCGAGCTGGCGCAGGCCGAGCAGTTGTTCCAGGTAGAAAAACCCCGCCCTATGGGCCGTGTCGACGTGCTGAACGGCGGCCGCGAGGCGCTGGAACAGGCCAACGTAAATCTGGGCCTGGCGCTGGCGGAAGACGAGATCGATTACCTGCTCACCAGCTTCGAAGAGCTGGAGCGCAACCCCACCGATGTAGAGCTGATGATGTTCGCGCAGGCGAACTCCGAGCACTGCCGCCACAAGATCTTCAACGCCAGCTGGACCATCGACGGCGAGGAGATGCCGAACTCCCTGTTTGGCATGATCAAGAACACCTACCGCCTGGGCGGTGAGGATGTGCTTTCTGCCTACGCGGACAACGCCGCGGTGGTGGTTGGCCACAACGCCGGCCGCTTCTACCCGGACCCCGAGACCAAGGAATACGGTTTCAGCCAAGAAGCCATCCATCTATTAATGAAGGTGGAAACCCACAACCACCCGACCGCGATCGCGCCGTTCTCCGGTGCCGGCACCGGCGCCGGTGGTGAGATCCGCGACGAGGGCGCCGTGGGCCGCGGCTCCAAGCCCAAGGTGGGCCTGACCGGTTTCACCGTGTCCAACCTGCAGATCCCGGGTCACCTGCAGCCGTGGGAAGCGAACTACGGCAAGCCCGAGCGCATCGTGACCGCGCTCGACATCATGATCGAAGGCCCCATCGGCGGCGCCGCGTTCAACAACGAATTCGGCCGCCCGAACATCTGCGGTTACTTCCGTACATTTGAAGAAGACTTCGACGGCGAGCGCCGCGGCTACCACAAGCCAATCATGCTGGCGGGTGGCTACGGCAACATCCGCGAAGAGCATATCGAGAAGCCGGAATTCCAGCCCGGGGCCAAACTGATCGTGCTCGGCGGCCCGGCGATGCTGATCGGTCTCGGCGGCGGTGCGGCCTCCAGTATGGCCAGCGGCACCAGCTCCGCGGACCTCGACTTCGCCTCCGTACAGCGCCAGAACCCGGAAATCGAGCGCCGCTGCCAGGAAGTCATCGACCAGTGCTGGCAGCTGGGCGACAAGAACCCGATCGCGTTTATCCACGACGTGGGTGCCGGCGGCCTGTCCAATGCCTTCCCGGAGCTGGTAAAAGACGGTGGTACCGGCGGCAAGTTCGAACTGCGCAATGTGCCGTCCGATGAGCCGGGCATGAGCCCGCTGGAAATCTGGTGTAACGAATCCCAGGAACGCTACGTGATGGCGGTGATGCCGCAGGACCTGGAGCGTTTCCAGAAGATCTGTGAGCGCGAGCGCGCGCCCTTCGCGGTGGTTGGCGAGGCCACCAGCGAGAAGCACCTGACCCTGAACGACACGCAGTTCGACGCCAAGCCGGTAGACCTGCCCATGTCCGTGCTGTTCGGCAAGCCGCCGAAGATGCACCGCGTAGCGGAGAAGCGCGAGGCCAACGCCACCGCGTTCGATACCAGCAACATTGACCTTGCTGAGGCCGCCGAGCGGGTACTGCGCCTGCCGACCGTCGCCAGCAAGAACTTCCTGATCACCATTGGCGACCGCACCGTAACTGGCCAGGTTTCCCGCGATCAGATGGTCGGCCCCTGGCAGGTGCCGGTGGCGGACTGTGGCGTGACCACCGTGGCTTACGACAGCTACGCCGGTGAAGCCATGTCCATGGGCGAGCGCACCCCGGTGGCACTGCTGGACGCGCCAGCTTCCGGACGCCTGGCCGTAGGTGAGGCCATCACCAACATCGCCTGTGCGCCGATCAAGCAGCTGTCCGACATCAAACTCTCTGCCAACTGGATGTGTGCCGCCGGCCACCCGGGCGAAGAGGAAAAGCTGTACCGCACCGTGGAAGCCATCGGCATGGACCTGTGCCCGGCGCTCGGCATCACTATCCCGGTGGGCAAGGACTCCATGTCCATGCGCACCGCCTGGAACGACGGCGGTGAAGACAAGGCGGTTACCGCGCCCCTGTCCCTGGTGATCTCCGCGTTCAGCCCGGTGACCGACGTGCGCAAAGTGGCAACCCCGCAACTGCGCCGCACCAAGAAAGGGGAAACCGAGTTGATGCTGGTAGACCTGGGTGCCGGCAAAAACCGTCTCGGCGGTTCCTGTCTGGCGCAGGTGTATAACCAGCTGGGCGACAAGCCCGCGGACCTGGACGACGCCAAGCGTCTCAAGGGCTTCTTCGAGGTGATGCAGGAACTGCTCGCCGAAGACAAAGTGATTGCCTACCACGACCGCGCCGATGGCGGCCTGTTCGCCACCCTGGCGGAAATGAGCTTTGCCGGTCGCGTCGGTATCGATGTGGAAATCTACGACCTGGGTGAAGATGCCATCTCCACGCTGTTCTCTGAAGAGCTCGGCGCGGTGCTGCAGGTTCCTGCCGCAGATGCGGACATGATTGCCATGCGTTTCGCCTCTGTCGGTGTTCCCGCCCACCAGATCGGTGGCCTGAACGACAAAGAGCTGCTGCGCATTACCCGCAATGGCGAGGAAATTTTCAATCGCAGCCGTGCCGATCTGCAGCAGATCTGGTCAGAGACCAGCTACCGCATCCAGGCGCTGCGCGACAACGCCGACTGCGCCAAGCAGGAGTTCGATGCGCTGACAAAAACCGCGCAGCAGGACCCGGGCCTGTCCGTGAAACTGAGCTACGACGTCAACGAAGACATCGCCGCGCCCTACATCAAGAAAGGTGTGCGTCCGAAAGTGGCGATCCTGCGCGAGCAGGGCGTCAACAGCCAGGTGGAAATGGCGCACTCCTTCCACCGCGCTGGCTTCAACGCGATCGACGTTCACATGAGTGACATCCTGGCCGGCCGCGTTGAACTGGATCAGTTCAAGGGCCTGGTGGGCTGTGGTGGCTTCTCCTACGGTGACGTACTCGGCGCCGGTGAGGGCTGGGCCAAGACCATCCTGTTCAATGACCGCGCCCGCGACCAGTTCGAGGCTTTCTTCAACCGCAAGGACACCTTCGGCCTGGGCGTGTGTAACGGTTGCCAGATGTTCTCCGTGATCAAGGAGCTGATCCCCGGTGCCAGCCACTGGCCGCGCTTTGTGCGCAACCTGTCCGAACAGTACGAAGCGCGCTTTGCGCTGGTGGGCGTGGAAGATTCCCCGTCCGTGCTGTTCAAGGGCATGGCCGGTTCCTACATGCCGGTGGCAGTGGCCCACGGTGAAGGTCGCGTTGAGTTTGCCAGCCAGCAAGCACTGGAAGCCTGTGAGCAATCTGGCACCATCGCCATGCGCTTCCTCAACAACAACCAGCAGATTACCGAGACTTACCCGGCCAACCCCAACGGCTCGGTCAACGGTATCACCTCGCTGTGTTCCGAAGACGGTCGCGTCACCATCATGATGCCGCACCCGGAGCGCGTCGCCCGTGCCGTCAGCAACAGCTGGCGCCCGGATGAGTGGAAAGAGGACTCCGGCTGGATGCGCCTGTTCCGCAATGCGCGCGTGTTTGTCGACTGA
- a CDS encoding BamA/TamA family outer membrane protein, whose product MEHKDLKSFRAPSPLKMGKIRARGATIYSNAILVAALSGLIPYSALAANELEGAEIKSIKIVNNNIFDENSDDYTSLLSKGVNLLHIKTQKEIIEKQLLFKVGDQFSEQKAEETERILRRNKYICDAKIYATKVPQGVEIQVITSDTWSTKPALSFGHTGGASKNEAGIEEDNLLGLGLSLSISYKQDADRSATNFRLADNYVFNSNHKIELQRSNLSDGTFNSLLIEKPFISLDSRSSYRLNVNEYSRMESRYHLGEKYVSFDRTDEELELNWGWSDGISDDGVWRHSVGLQSRKARATLSSVQPDLTDTAITSYVDSLQPEYEKREIYPYYAVNFLENKYDKTINFDKIGRTEDRYLGTELGFQIGAGGSALGSSENFMRISGFANRNDAISRKIFLRSGFLLDGYYSIETGSFTDSTFKYYSTLDIYQTNSFRFHSSFTGLEAYNWNYYSQLLVDEDNGLRGYPRNFLSGDRIHNLSFEERYYSNLTLFGMFNFGAAVFMDVSRVSGGTEFEQQENGIYRSLGVGLRISNNRSSSGEVIHLDLATPLDAAPDNNNYQFSISAQSKF is encoded by the coding sequence ATGGAACACAAAGACTTGAAGTCATTTCGCGCACCATCGCCGCTTAAAATGGGGAAAATAAGGGCAAGGGGCGCAACCATTTATTCAAACGCTATTCTGGTAGCGGCACTGTCCGGCCTTATCCCTTACTCTGCATTAGCCGCCAACGAACTGGAAGGCGCTGAAATCAAAAGCATAAAAATCGTCAATAACAATATTTTTGATGAAAATTCCGACGACTACACAAGCCTGCTCTCGAAGGGAGTAAATCTACTTCATATCAAGACCCAGAAAGAGATCATCGAGAAACAACTTCTATTTAAAGTTGGAGATCAATTTTCCGAACAGAAAGCAGAGGAAACCGAGCGTATTTTGCGCAGAAATAAATATATATGCGACGCAAAAATATACGCGACGAAGGTTCCTCAAGGCGTTGAAATCCAGGTAATCACCTCAGATACATGGTCAACGAAACCGGCCCTTTCGTTCGGTCACACAGGCGGGGCATCGAAAAATGAAGCGGGAATCGAAGAAGACAACCTGCTTGGCCTTGGCCTCAGCCTATCCATCTCCTATAAACAGGATGCGGATAGAAGCGCGACTAATTTTCGCTTGGCGGATAATTATGTTTTTAACTCTAACCATAAAATTGAGTTACAGCGTTCAAATCTTAGCGATGGGACATTTAATTCACTGCTGATAGAAAAACCATTCATATCTCTGGATTCACGATCCAGCTATCGCTTGAATGTAAATGAATACAGCCGCATGGAATCCCGCTATCACCTCGGGGAAAAATATGTCTCTTTCGACAGGACGGATGAGGAACTGGAGTTGAATTGGGGTTGGTCCGACGGTATATCCGATGACGGTGTCTGGCGACATAGCGTTGGCCTCCAGTCTCGAAAAGCCAGAGCAACACTTTCTTCTGTGCAACCGGACCTGACCGATACCGCCATAACAAGCTATGTCGACAGCCTGCAGCCTGAATATGAAAAACGGGAAATATACCCATACTACGCAGTAAATTTTCTCGAAAACAAATATGACAAGACCATAAATTTCGACAAAATTGGCAGAACGGAAGATCGCTACCTGGGAACTGAACTGGGGTTTCAAATTGGAGCTGGAGGTTCAGCGCTCGGATCCAGCGAGAACTTCATGCGAATAAGTGGCTTCGCTAACCGAAATGACGCAATATCCAGGAAAATATTTCTGAGATCCGGATTCTTGCTAGATGGATATTACAGTATTGAAACGGGATCCTTCACTGATTCGACATTCAAGTACTATTCCACACTCGACATCTACCAGACAAACTCATTCAGGTTTCACTCGAGTTTTACTGGGTTAGAGGCATACAACTGGAACTACTACTCTCAACTGCTTGTAGATGAAGACAATGGACTTAGAGGCTACCCAAGAAATTTCCTAAGTGGCGATCGGATCCATAACCTGTCATTTGAGGAACGCTACTATTCAAATTTAACGCTATTTGGCATGTTTAATTTTGGCGCGGCAGTATTTATGGATGTTTCCCGTGTATCCGGCGGCACAGAATTTGAGCAACAGGAAAATGGGATTTACCGATCTCTGGGTGTTGGCTTGCGGATATCGAACAATCGATCCTCAAGTGGCGAAGTCATACATCTAGATCTGGCGACACCTTTGGATGCGGCCCCTGACAACAATAATTATCAATTTTCCATATCCGCACAAAGTAAATTTTAG
- a CDS encoding DMT family transporter yields MSHWIYLSIAIVAEVVGTSFLKSSDGFSKLIPSAIVAVSYAVAFYFLSISLKSISVGIAYAVWSGVGVALISLVGFAFFGQKLDLGAILGIALIVAGVVVINLFSASAEGSGG; encoded by the coding sequence GTGTCACATTGGATCTATCTTTCTATAGCAATAGTCGCAGAAGTTGTGGGCACGTCTTTCCTGAAGAGCTCAGATGGGTTTTCCAAGCTAATTCCATCTGCAATAGTTGCCGTGTCGTATGCGGTCGCATTTTATTTTCTCTCCATTTCTTTGAAGTCTATTTCGGTTGGCATTGCATATGCGGTTTGGTCCGGAGTGGGTGTCGCTTTGATATCTCTGGTTGGATTTGCCTTCTTTGGGCAAAAACTCGATTTGGGAGCAATTCTTGGGATCGCTCTAATCGTTGCAGGGGTTGTGGTAATTAATCTGTTTTCCGCTAGTGCTGAGGGTTCCGGGGGCTAA
- the dld gene encoding D-lactate dehydrogenase translates to MNYGFDEGKQGLNRIHSEDSRQLLLQLEQLLGADRVVSDPKRNEHYRKGFRSGGGDALAVIFPQHLLHMWRALQACVDAGAIIILQAANTGLTEGSTPSGSDYDRPLVIINTLQMETIHLLEGGKQVVALPGATLHRLEKLLTPIRRAPHSEIGSSCLGASIVGGIANNSGGALCQRGPAYTELALFARVNERGELQLINNLGIELGESPEEILTNLEHGTFIRVGQLPYSDNDRRPRTASDRDYVARLRDVDADTPARFNADPRRLFETSGCAGKVAVFAVRLDTFPVPERTQTFYIGSNDARVFSRLRRGLLSELPQIPILGEYLHRDMFDLAADYGRDSFYTIEKLGTRRMPKFFALKGRVDAWLAKRSFLPRFLSDRLLQQFSKLLPQHLPQRMLDYRKKYDHHLIVKVADDAIEPARSWLTAFFNASENNGEFFACTPTEASKAMLHRFVSAGAAMRYQAVHNKEVGELLPLDIALRRNDQEWQEELPAEIADQLEYRLYYGHFLCNVFHQDYILKKGADVKQVKKAMLELLERRGACYPAEHNVGHLYQAPEAQLKFFERLDPTNSFNPGIGKTDKTRRCCTCG, encoded by the coding sequence CTGAATTACGGATTTGATGAAGGAAAACAGGGACTGAACAGGATACACAGCGAAGACAGCCGGCAACTGCTCCTACAGCTTGAGCAGTTGCTCGGTGCAGACAGGGTCGTTTCAGATCCCAAGCGCAACGAGCACTACCGCAAAGGGTTTCGCTCCGGTGGGGGCGATGCCCTCGCGGTGATATTTCCCCAGCATCTGCTGCATATGTGGCGAGCACTGCAGGCCTGTGTCGATGCCGGAGCCATCATCATCCTGCAGGCCGCCAATACCGGCCTCACCGAGGGTTCCACCCCCAGCGGTTCCGATTACGACCGCCCGCTGGTGATCATCAACACCCTGCAAATGGAAACTATTCATTTGCTGGAAGGCGGTAAACAGGTGGTAGCGCTGCCGGGCGCCACCCTGCATCGCCTGGAAAAGCTACTCACCCCCATAAGACGCGCGCCGCACTCCGAAATCGGCTCGTCCTGCCTGGGTGCATCGATTGTCGGCGGTATCGCCAACAACTCCGGCGGCGCGCTGTGCCAGCGCGGCCCCGCCTATACCGAGCTGGCACTGTTTGCGCGGGTGAATGAGCGCGGCGAGCTACAGCTGATCAATAACCTCGGTATCGAACTGGGAGAATCCCCTGAGGAAATCCTCACCAACCTGGAACACGGTACCTTTATCCGCGTGGGCCAACTCCCCTATTCCGACAACGATCGCCGCCCCCGCACGGCGTCCGACCGCGACTATGTGGCGCGCCTGCGCGATGTTGATGCGGATACACCGGCGCGCTTCAATGCCGATCCGCGGCGACTGTTCGAAACCAGTGGCTGTGCCGGCAAGGTGGCGGTTTTCGCGGTACGCCTCGATACCTTCCCGGTTCCCGAGCGCACCCAGACGTTTTATATCGGCAGCAACGATGCCCGGGTATTCTCGCGACTGCGCCGCGGTCTTTTGAGCGAATTGCCACAAATCCCGATACTCGGTGAATACCTGCACAGGGACATGTTCGACCTGGCGGCGGATTACGGCAGGGACAGCTTTTACACCATTGAAAAGCTCGGCACCCGCAGAATGCCGAAGTTTTTTGCACTCAAGGGCCGGGTGGATGCGTGGCTGGCAAAACGAAGCTTTCTGCCCCGTTTTCTGAGCGATCGCCTGCTGCAACAGTTCAGCAAACTGCTCCCGCAACATTTGCCGCAGCGCATGCTCGATTACCGGAAAAAATACGATCATCACCTGATCGTAAAAGTGGCGGACGACGCCATTGAGCCAGCACGCAGTTGGCTCACGGCATTTTTCAATGCATCGGAAAACAACGGCGAGTTCTTTGCCTGTACACCCACAGAGGCATCCAAGGCCATGCTGCACCGCTTCGTGTCCGCGGGCGCGGCCATGCGTTACCAGGCGGTACACAACAAAGAAGTGGGAGAGTTGTTGCCTCTGGATATCGCCCTGCGGCGCAACGATCAGGAATGGCAGGAAGAGTTACCTGCGGAAATAGCGGATCAGCTGGAATACCGGCTTTATTACGGCCATTTCCTGTGCAACGTTTTTCATCAGGATTACATCCTGAAAAAAGGTGCGGACGTAAAGCAGGTGAAAAAGGCGATGCTGGAACTGCTCGAACGGCGCGGGGCCTGTTATCCAGCAGAGCACAATGTCGGTCACCTGTATCAGGCGCCGGAGGCCCAGCTGAAATTTTTCGAGCGACTGGACCCCACCAACTCGTTCAATCCCGGTATCGGCAAGACGGATAAAACTCGCCGTTGCTGCACCTGCGGCTGA